One window of the Desulfonatronum thiosulfatophilum genome contains the following:
- a CDS encoding phosphatidate cytidylyltransferase, with product MTLTSHQKRLLTALLPLPLLLWVLYAGGWPLLLLVIVLSALGQWEFYAMFWQKEQLANKFFGIAAGSIFLLGVFLSPAAAPILLAVFFCLSGVLFVSTYAGAPDSTRYQDAQILFLGVCYLPLLLHFALALPWPALLLVVAAAFISDTGAYYAGSMWGRRHVWPAISPKKTWMGSAGGMTACILSTVIIGLIWGTAGVPALVLLGVVLNVASQFGDFFESALKRSRAIKDSGALLPGHGGVLDRIDSLLFALPAYAALSYLHPFFG from the coding sequence ATGACCCTGACTTCTCACCAAAAGCGACTGTTGACCGCGCTGCTGCCCCTGCCCCTGCTGCTGTGGGTGCTTTATGCGGGCGGATGGCCGCTGCTGTTGCTGGTGATCGTGCTTTCCGCCCTGGGACAGTGGGAATTCTACGCCATGTTCTGGCAAAAGGAACAGCTCGCGAACAAGTTTTTTGGGATCGCGGCGGGCTCGATTTTTTTGCTCGGCGTCTTTCTTTCTCCGGCCGCCGCGCCGATTCTCCTGGCGGTATTTTTTTGCCTGTCCGGGGTCCTTTTTGTCTCGACCTACGCCGGAGCGCCGGATTCCACCCGCTACCAGGACGCGCAGATCCTGTTCCTCGGCGTCTGCTATCTTCCCCTGCTGTTGCATTTCGCCCTGGCCCTGCCATGGCCGGCGCTGCTTCTGGTGGTGGCCGCGGCCTTCATCTCCGATACGGGCGCCTATTATGCCGGATCGATGTGGGGCAGGCGCCACGTCTGGCCGGCCATCAGTCCGAAGAAGACCTGGATGGGCAGCGCGGGCGGAATGACCGCCTGCATCCTGTCCACCGTGATCATCGGTCTGATCTGGGGAACAGCCGGCGTCCCGGCCCTGGTGCTCCTGGGAGTAGTCCTGAATGTGGCATCCCAGTTTGGCGACTTTTTCGAATCCGCGCTGAAACGTTCCCGGGCCATCAAGGATTCAGGAGCCCTGTTGCCAGGTCACGGCGGCGTCCTGGACCGCATCGACAGCCTGCTTTTCGCGCTTCCCGCGTATGCCGCGCTCAGTTACCTCCATCCGTTTTTCGGATAG
- the dxr gene encoding 1-deoxy-D-xylulose-5-phosphate reductoisomerase: MPMPNGFNYISAVPGSGSSIAADNPRRLVILGSTGSIGQSALGVIREHPERFRMLGLAGGRNIRLLAEQARQWRPGMLAVLDASLARELAELLPPDYSPEIVHGKEGYESLATLPEAELVISAQVGAAGLPATLAAARAGKVIALANKESLVLAGNMIREACRQSGAMILPVDSEHNAVFQSLRGEKSSSLKQIILTASGGPFRDLDAADLAGVTVRQALAHPNWSMGAKISVDSATLMNKGLEVIEACLLFGVELERVAVLIHPQSIVHSLVEFEDRSLLAHMGPADMRVPISYCLGFPDRLGLQSLAPLDLLQAATLSFSAPRSTLFPCLDLARQAFASGPSHLVVLNAANETAVDLFLKEKLSFMNIPALIRHCLDEHPGEPMDSLESILDLSARTQSRAQNWAVR, from the coding sequence ATGCCCATGCCCAATGGTTTCAACTACATCAGCGCCGTTCCCGGATCCGGATCTTCAATCGCAGCGGACAATCCCCGGCGGCTCGTCATCCTGGGCAGTACCGGTTCCATCGGACAAAGCGCCCTGGGCGTGATCCGCGAGCATCCGGAGCGGTTCCGGATGCTCGGCCTGGCCGGCGGGCGCAACATCCGCCTTCTGGCGGAACAGGCCCGGCAGTGGCGACCAGGGATGCTGGCCGTACTGGACGCTTCCCTGGCCCGGGAACTCGCGGAACTGTTGCCCCCGGACTATTCCCCTGAAATCGTCCACGGCAAGGAGGGCTACGAATCCCTGGCCACGCTTCCTGAAGCGGAGCTGGTGATTTCCGCCCAGGTCGGAGCCGCGGGCCTTCCGGCGACCCTGGCCGCGGCCCGGGCCGGCAAGGTTATTGCCCTGGCCAACAAGGAATCCCTGGTTCTGGCCGGAAACATGATCCGCGAAGCCTGCCGTCAATCCGGGGCCATGATCCTGCCCGTGGATTCCGAGCACAACGCCGTGTTCCAGTCCTTGCGCGGCGAAAAATCATCCAGTCTGAAGCAGATCATTTTGACCGCGTCCGGCGGCCCGTTCCGGGATCTGGACGCGGCCGACCTGGCCGGGGTGACGGTGCGCCAAGCCCTGGCGCACCCCAACTGGTCCATGGGCGCGAAAATCAGCGTGGATTCGGCCACCTTGATGAACAAAGGGCTGGAGGTCATCGAGGCCTGCCTGCTGTTCGGAGTGGAGCTGGAGCGCGTTGCCGTGCTGATCCACCCCCAGAGCATCGTTCATTCCCTGGTGGAGTTCGAGGATCGTTCCCTGCTGGCCCACATGGGCCCGGCGGACATGCGGGTGCCCATTTCCTACTGTCTCGGCTTTCCCGATCGTTTGGGCCTGCAAAGCCTCGCCCCCCTGGATCTGCTCCAGGCCGCGACCCTGTCCTTTTCCGCGCCACGGTCAACGCTGTTTCCCTGCCTGGATCTGGCAAGACAGGCTTTTGCTTCCGGCCCGAGCCACCTGGTGGTGCTGAATGCGGCCAACGAAACCGCGGTGGATCTCTTCCTGAAGGAAAAACTGTCCTTCATGAACATCCCCGCGCTGATCCGCCACTGCCTGGACGAACATCCCGGAGAACCCATGGATTCCCTGGAGTCCATCCTGGACCTCAGCGCCCGGACCCAATCCCGCGCCCAGAACTGGGCCGTCAGGTAA
- the rseP gene encoding RIP metalloprotease RseP translates to MQSVIAIVLVLGVLIFFHELGHFIVARLFKIGVPVFSLGFGPKLFSFVSGGTEYRLSAVPLGGYVKLAGESAQEDLPSDIPPESSFSLRPPWQRILVVGAGPVFNFVLAIFIYWGLFWYHGQQELLPVVGQVQENSAAEAAELQSGDRVLTINGQEIQYWRHLSDRIQESEGQAMHLTVLRDDQVVQLTAEPQVATRQNIFGEDIRVAMLGITAAGETQSIAMGPGTALIAGAEQTWEIVTLTVQGIIKLVGRIIPADNIGGPILIAQLVSEQAAEGLTNLLALTALISINLGLLNLLPVPVLDGGHILFYTIETITGKPLNPRAQEIAYKFGLAFLIALMTFAVFNDITRFFK, encoded by the coding sequence ATGCAGAGTGTTATTGCCATTGTTCTTGTGCTTGGGGTGCTGATATTTTTTCATGAGCTGGGTCATTTCATCGTGGCTCGATTGTTCAAAATCGGCGTTCCCGTTTTTTCTCTTGGCTTCGGGCCGAAGCTGTTCAGTTTCGTCTCCGGTGGAACGGAATATCGGCTTTCCGCTGTTCCCTTGGGCGGATACGTCAAACTGGCCGGCGAGAGTGCCCAGGAAGATCTTCCTTCGGACATTCCCCCGGAAAGCAGTTTCAGCCTGCGCCCGCCGTGGCAGCGCATTCTGGTGGTTGGAGCAGGGCCGGTTTTCAACTTTGTCCTGGCGATTTTCATCTACTGGGGGCTGTTCTGGTATCACGGCCAGCAGGAACTGTTGCCCGTGGTGGGCCAGGTGCAGGAGAACAGCGCCGCCGAAGCCGCCGAACTGCAATCCGGAGACAGGGTCCTGACCATCAACGGTCAGGAGATCCAGTACTGGCGTCACCTTTCCGACCGGATTCAGGAGTCTGAAGGCCAAGCCATGCACCTTACGGTCCTGCGCGACGATCAGGTCGTGCAGCTGACGGCCGAGCCCCAGGTGGCGACCCGCCAGAACATTTTCGGCGAAGATATCCGGGTGGCCATGCTTGGAATCACCGCCGCCGGGGAGACCCAGTCCATTGCAATGGGACCGGGAACGGCCCTGATCGCCGGAGCGGAACAGACCTGGGAAATCGTCACCCTGACCGTCCAGGGCATTATCAAGCTCGTCGGCCGGATCATTCCCGCGGACAATATCGGTGGGCCGATTCTCATCGCCCAACTGGTCAGCGAACAGGCCGCCGAGGGGTTGACCAACCTGCTGGCCCTGACCGCCCTGATCAGCATCAATCTCGGCCTGCTGAACCTGCTTCCCGTTCCCGTGCTGGATGGCGGGCACATCCTGTTCTACACCATCGAAACCATCACCGGAAAGCCGCTCAACCCCAGGGCGCAGGAAATCGCCTACAAGTTCGGCCTCGCCTTTCTGATCGCGCTGATGACCTTTGCCGTGTTCAATGACATCACACGCTTCTTCAAGTGA
- the tsaB gene encoding tRNA (adenosine(37)-N6)-threonylcarbamoyltransferase complex dimerization subunit type 1 TsaB has product MKDKLLLVLNGAEERVQIVLARGGSLVLHQEWAAPARVMRFLVPALEHALSMLELRMRDVSGIACVRGPGNFTGLRLCLATTYGLAMGAGLPMAGLDYMPALAAGPGPMLHGRLAVLTHARSNQVNCQLFRVPDMTPLSQPETLALDDPSSLEPLLDSAADTAAGPLHVLGSGVRRNLAALQALLPQARFLDSSWDNPRPEVLIRQTLAVRFSFDPVEPLYLRPCDAEENLEVFAAKRGISPLEARDRLRVAMEGET; this is encoded by the coding sequence ATGAAGGACAAGCTCCTCCTGGTGCTTAACGGCGCCGAGGAGCGCGTCCAGATCGTCCTGGCCCGCGGAGGCAGCCTGGTCCTGCATCAGGAATGGGCTGCTCCGGCCCGGGTGATGCGCTTCCTGGTTCCGGCCCTGGAACATGCTCTAAGCATGTTGGAGCTGCGGATGCGGGACGTCTCCGGCATTGCCTGCGTGCGCGGGCCGGGAAACTTCACCGGGTTGCGACTGTGCCTGGCCACCACCTACGGGTTGGCCATGGGTGCCGGACTGCCCATGGCCGGGCTGGACTACATGCCCGCCCTGGCCGCCGGCCCCGGGCCGATGCTCCACGGCCGGCTGGCCGTGCTCACCCATGCCCGCTCCAACCAGGTCAATTGCCAGCTGTTCCGGGTTCCGGACATGACCCCGCTCAGCCAGCCCGAAACCCTGGCCCTGGATGATCCTTCCTCTCTTGAACCCCTTTTGGATTCGGCCGCGGATACCGCCGCGGGCCCGCTCCATGTCCTGGGCAGCGGCGTTCGTCGCAATCTGGCGGCACTGCAAGCCTTGCTTCCCCAAGCCCGTTTTCTTGATTCCTCCTGGGACAATCCCCGGCCGGAAGTCCTGATTCGGCAGACCCTTGCGGTCCGGTTCTCCTTTGATCCGGTTGAACCGCTGTATCTGCGGCCCTGCGACGCCGAGGAGAATCTGGAGGTTTTCGCGGCCAAGCGGGGCATCAGTCCCCTGGAGGCTCGGGATCGGCTCCGCGTGGCCATGGAGGGCGAGACATGA